The Alphaproteobacteria bacterium sequence TTGGAGGCGCCATAGGCCGGGTTGCCGCGACTGCCGAAAAACGCCGTGACCGAGGTCAGATTGAGAACGCTGCCGGCACCGCTGGCGGCCAGCTTCGGCCGCATCAGGCCCGAAAGCGTCATCATGCCGGTCAGGTTCACGTCCAGGACACGCTGGAAGTTGTCGCGTTCGTATTCCTGCCCCCGATACAGCACCATGCCCGCATTGTTCACCAGAATGTCGAGCGTCGGCAGGGATGCCGCCAGGCGTTCCAGGGCCGCCGCGTCGCCGATATCCGCCTGGTGGAAGGTCATGCGGTCGAGGTCGGTGTCATAGCTCTCGCGCGGCCGCGTGCCTGTCGCGTGCACCGCTGCACCGGCGTCGCGGAAGGCGCAGGCGATGGCGTTGCCGATGCCGGCAGAGGCACCGGTCACCAACACCGACCGACCGGAAAAATCGAAACGGACCAAGATTGTGACATCCCTTTTGGAAGCAAGGCTTGCAAGCCGCTTATGCTTTGCTTCAGATGCGCGACCGTCAACCCATTCCCGATAGGCAAAGGATCACGACCGATGGACACGTCCAAGTACAACAACACCGAAGCGTTTCAGGCCGGCCTGAAGGCGCGGCGCGAAGTGCTGGGCGACGGCTATGTCGAGCCGTCGATCGCGCGCGGTGCCGAAGACGCATTCACGCGGAAGTTGCAGCAATTCGTCACGGAGTTCGCCTGGGGCACCGTCTGGTGCAGCGACGGATTGGACCGCAAG is a genomic window containing:
- a CDS encoding SDR family oxidoreductase; the protein is MVRFDFSGRSVLVTGASAGIGNAIACAFRDAGAAVHATGTRPRESYDTDLDRMTFHQADIGDAAALERLAASLPTLDILVNNAGMVLYRGQEYERDNFQRVLDVNLTGMMTLSGLMRPKLAASGAGSVLNLTSVTAFFGSRGNPAYGASKAGILQLTKTLAVAWARDGIRVNAIAPGFVATEMTKVSQSGAVNEGILQRTPLGRWGTPADIAGAALFLASDAAAFITGETLTVDGGLSCNL